AGGTGCTGAACCGAAAACGGGCATTGTTTCTGCCGGATATCAGTTTGCAGGGATCAGTGGACAAAGTGCTGGGGGAGTATGATGCCCGGCAGAAAACCCCGTCGGATCTTGATCATCCCTGGTCCATCTCCTTGACGGCATCCTGGCCGATTTTTACCGGTGGTGCCCATAAAAAAGACCTGGCCCAGAGCCGGTATCGGCTCGACCGCCTGCACATGGAAGAAAAAAATCTGCGCAACCGGTTTTATCTTGATGTCAGGTCCAGCATGGAGACCGCCACCGTGTCGGCCCGGGAAATCGCGTTGTCGGAAAAGCGGCTTGCCGCGGCACAAATAAGTTTTGAAATTGTCCAAGCCGGGTATGCCGAAGGGCGAAATTCTGTCACAGATCTCATCGATGCCCAGAATGACAAGGTCAGCAGTGAACATGCCGCGGCATCGGCAAAATATCAGTTTGTCCTGGATTTTTTGGAAATGGAACGGGCCATCGGACGGTTCTATTTTCTGGATTCTCTGGATGAAAAACAGGCGTTTCTCGACCGGCTGCATCATTTTATGGCAACCACCCAGAGCCAATAACCACAGGAAACAATCATGAAACAGATGGTATTCACCGTTCTGACCTGCTTAAGTCTGATTTCCGCCGGATGCGGTGGAAATGACGTGACGGAAGCGGATAAGGAAATGCCGGTCCGGCCGGTCCGGTACATCGAACTGGAAACAAGGACTCAGACCTTAAGCCAGCGCTTTACGGGGACGGCCGCGGCCGACCGCCAGGCGATACTCAGTTTCAAGGTGGCCGGCACCATTACCAGCATTCCCGTCAACTTAGGAGACCGGGTAACCACGGGGACTCTGCTGGCCCGGCTGGATGAAACCGATTTCAAGATTGACCTGGCATCAGCCCGGGCCGGTCTCAAATCGGCTCAGGCTGATGCCAAGTCCGCCCAGACCCGTGTTTACACCACCCGGTCAAATTATGACCGGATCCAGAAACTCTATGAAAACGACAGTGTGTCTTTGAGTGAATTCGAGCAGGCCCGGGGCGATTATGAAACCGCTCTGGCCCAGCGCCAGGCAGCACAATCCAAAATCACCATGGAAATCAGCAAGCTTCGGGCCGCTGAAAATCAATTGTTGTACACCCGCTTGCTTGCGCCTTTTGACGGCGTTGTCAACAATATTGCCGTGGATGAAAATGAGGAAATATCCCCGGGAAGCCCGGTAATGACCCTCAGTAATCTGGGCAAGATGGAGGTCAAACTGGAAGTTTCAGACCGCTACATTGCCGATATCCGGACCGGCATGCCTTGCCGTATCACCTTTCCCGCCCTGGTCCGGGAAACGTTTTCCGGCCGGGTGACTGAAGTGTCCTACGGCAGCACGGACAAACCGACCTATCCCGTCACTGTGGCCGTCCTGTCCGAAGATGACCGACTGCGGCCGGGCATGGCCGCCGAGGTCCGGCTGGATTTCGGCGGCACCCCGGAACAGACCGGTCTTTACATGCCGCCGGACGGGGTGGGAGAAGAACAGGGCCGGCCGTTTGTCTTTGTTCTTGAAAAAGGTCCGGACAGCCGGTGGATGGCCCGGAAACAGATTATTGCACTGGGCCCTCTCACGGAAGAAGGCTTTCTGGTGAAAACCGGGCTGACCCCGGGGGACCGCGTGGCCGTCTCCGGACTTCAGCTGCTTTTGGACGGCATGGCCGTGACCCTGATGGACGATGCCATCAACGACTGGTAACCTGACCCATGAATCTGACCGCATTTGCCATCAATAAAAATCGTATTTCATTGAGCCTGCTGGGGATTGTGATCCTGCTGGGGCTTTCCATGTATCAGGGCCTTCCCAGGGACAGCATGCCGCCCTATGTGGTGCGGGTGGCCACGATTGTCTCAAGTTTCCCGGGTGCCAACCCCCAGCGGGTGGAACTGCTGGTGAGCAAGAATATCGAGGAAGAGGTCCAGGAAATTCCTGAAGTCAAAACCGTCACATCCCAGTCCCGCACGGGTCTTTCCGTTGTTTCCGTCACCCTTAAGGATGCGGTCAAACCGGCGGATCTTCAGGCGATCTGGGATAAACTGCGGCGAAATCTGGACAACATGACCAGTCTGCCCGAAGGCGTGGTTCCTGATCTGCAAGACGATGATGTGGGCGTGGTTTACGGGATCAACATCGGGCTGATATCCGACGGGTTTTCCTATGCACAGATGGAGGATGTGGCCAAACGGATCAAAGACGATCTGATCGCACTGCCGGATTCGGCCAAAGTGGCGCTGAGCGGGGTTCAGGATCAGCAGGTGGTGGTGGAGTTCGACCCGCCCCGGCTCAGTGAATACGGCCTGACCGTGGAAAAACTCAGGCAGATTATCCGGGAGACCAATATCCTGGATTCCGGGGGTGAAATCAATGTGGGGGACAAACGGCTGATCCTTGAACCCACCGGCAATTTCGATGATATCGAAGCGTTGAAAAAAACGATCATTCCCGTGGGTGACCAGGGGGAAGTGGTGTATCTGGACTCCATTACCCAGATCAGAAAAACCTATAAAACCCCGGCCACGGCACTGGTGCGGGTCAATGGTAAAAAAGCGGTTTCTCTGGCCGTTTCCCTCAAAAAACAAGCCAATATCATCAACCTGGGAAAAATGGTGGATGAAAAAATTGCTGAATACAACCGCCGTTTGCCCCTGGGCCTGGAAGTGGTCCGCCTGGCATCTTTGGACAGGTATGTCGAGAAATCCATTGAGGATTTCGTGGGGAACCTGTATCAGAGTATTGCCATCGTCATGGCAGTGATGCTGATTTTCCTGGGGCTGCGCACCGGCCTGGTGGTTGCCGGCCTGATTCCTCTGGTCACCGTCATGACCCTGCTGCTCATGGGCGTGATTCACATGGGGCTGAACCAGGTGACGCTGGCGGCTCTGATCATGGCCCTGGGAATGATGGTGGACAACGCCATTGTCATCTCCGAATCCATTATCGTGAAAATGGAATCTGGCCGGGACCGGATGACCGCAGCCGTGGAAACCTGCAAGGAACTGATGGTGCCTTTGCTCATCTCCACACTGACCACGGCGGCGGCTTTTCTGTCCTTTTATCTGGCGGAATCCGCCATGGGTGATATCATGGGACCGCTTTTCGTGGTCATCTCCTTTGCCCTGATATCTTCCTGGCTCATCAGCCTGACCATTATTCCGCTGCTGGCCTATTATCTGATCAGAATTAAGCAGAAAAAAACGGATAAATTCTCTGTGTTTGATTATCTGAACAAAGGCTATATTTTTGTTTTAAGACAGGTCCTGAAATGGAAACGCGTGTTTGTTGTGTTCATGGTGGCGGTCTTTTTCGTTTCTTTGATCGGTTTCGGGATACTGCCTTTTATTTTCTTTCCGGACAGTGACCGGAACATGATCACCATGGATATCAACCTGCCTTTGGGTACGAAAATCGAAAAAACCGCCGCCGTGGTCCAGGCGATTGAGACCTATATTAGTTCCGATTTAAAAACAGGCCCTGAAAAAAACAAAGGCATCACGGACTGGTCCTCTTTCATCGGAGAGGGACCCCAGTCGTATGATCTGGGCTATTCACCGGATGAAGCCAATTCCAGCTATGCGCATATTCTGATCAATACCAGCAGCGGTGAGGACAACGGATGGATTATCCAGCACCTGGATGATTTCTGCTTCAATACCTTTCCCGAAGCAGACATCAAAGTGTCTTTGCTGGGGCAGGGCGGCGGTGGAACCCCCGTGGAAATCCGCATTTTCGGAACAGACCAGGATATGCTCTATGCCCTTGGTACCCAAACCAAAGAGGCTTTGGGACAGATTGCCGGCACCAAAAATATTATGGATGACTGGGGTCCCAAATTATTGAAATTTATCATAGATATTGATGCGAACAAGGCCAGAAAATCCGGTGTGACCCATGAGGATATCGCCATCAGTCTCCAGACCGGGTTATCCGGTTTCCAGGCCGGTACTTTCCGGGAAGGCCAGGACAGCCTGCCCATTCTCATGCGCAGCCGGAATTTTTCCTCCCAGACCCTTCAGGATCTGGAAAATACCAATGTGTTTGTCCAGTCCACGGGCAAGGCAGTGCCCTTGAGCCAGGTGGCCCGGATCAAGCCCCAATGGGATTATGCCAAGATCATGCATTACGATCTTTCCCGGAGTATCACGGTCACCAGTGAGCTCAGGCCAGGCAGCACGGCCAGAGAGGTCACGGCAGATATCCAGGCCTGGCTGGACGATCAATCCAGAGACTGGCCCTCAGGCTATCGGTATGAACTGGGAGGGGATGCGGAAAATACCCAGGAAAACATGGCGGCCGTGACCCGGTATCTGCCCCTGTCCGGATGTATTATTCTGTTTCTCCTGATTTTTCAGTTCAATTCCATGCGAAAGACCTTTATGGTGCTCACCACCATTCCCTTAGGGATTATCGGGGTGGTCATCGGTCTGATCGCTTTCCGGTCCTACTTCGGGTTCATGGCGTTTCTGGGGGTGATTTCTCTGGCCGGTATCGTGATCAACAATGCCATTGTGCTCATCGACCGGATCGATATTGAACAAAGCGAACTCAACCGGGCCCCGGCCCAGGCCGTGGTGGAGGCCTGCCGCCAGCGGTTCAGACCCATTTTGCTCACCACACTGACAACCGTTTTGGGGCTCATCCCCCTGTATCTGGGGGGTGGAAACATGTGGCAGCCCATGGCCGTATCCATCATGACGGGCCTGCTTTTCGGCACCACGATCACGCTGCTGTTCATCCCGGCACTTTACAGCATTCTGTACAAGGTCGATGCAACCAAACAAAACTCAGAAAGAGGCATATCATGAAGAAAAGAATGAAACTGGGACTTCACACCTATACCCTTCATTTGTGGGGCCTGGGACAGAACTGGGGGATTCAGGCCGATCCCCGACCCAAGGAAATCGATCTGTTTCAGCTCATGGACCTGGCTGTGGAATGGGGTTTGGACGGGCTGCACATCACGGGGTGCGATCTGGAAACCAAGGACGATGCCCGCCTGGCAGCAGTCAGAGACGCCGCTCAGGATCACGGCCTGTATCTGGAGTACAATTTTTCCCGAAATGAGGAATTTGATCCCCGGCTCACCGACACCCTGGAAAAAGGGATCGATATTACCCATAAAATCGGGGCCGACCTGGCCAAGTTGAGCCTGGATATCCGTCGGCCCCGGCCTTTGTACGGTTCCTGTTTCCACCCCAAAGTCATGCGGCAGCTGTGTGATGTTCATGAAGAAATCCTTGCCGTCCTGCCGGTGCTGGAAAAAAACGGCATCAAACTGGCCGTGGAAAATCATACGGAAACCTTTGCCGATGAGATCCTCTGGGTGATCCATCAGGTGAACCATCCCCTGGTGGGGGCGTGTGTGGACACAGTGAATTCCATGGGGGTTTTGGAAAATCCGGAACAGGCCGTGGAAAAACTGGCCCCTTATGCTTTCTGCAACCATTTCTGCGATCATAAGCTGACCCGGGACCAGTTCGGCATCCGGTTCCACGGGGTGGCCTTGGGCGACGGAGATATCGACTGTGTCAAAACCCTTCAGATCATCTGTGACCAGTCGCCCACGGACCGCATCACCTTTGAGATCGAATGGGATATGGGGGAAGATTCCCTGGAGGTGGCCCGGGAAAAAGAGATGGCTGCCTGTAAAAAAAGCATTCAGTATGCCAGAAAAATACTGAAAATCGGCCGGCCCGTTTGAAGATTTGACGAACCGCATCCGACCTGCTATGAAAAGGCAGCTTCTTCCTTTAACCTGAAAAAGAGGGTGCCATGACAAAAGATGCACCGGTGAAAACGGTCCCGGATTACAATTTGACCGGTTTCAGACTGGATGCGCTGCTTGAGCGGCATCGGGAACGGATTATTCGTGAGTGGCGGGACCGGCTGTTTAAAGACGTGTCTGACAACTATGCCGCCAGGAATCCGGATGAGCTGGGCAAAACCACAGCCCGGGCCTATGATGCGTTTTTTCATGTGCTGGCTGAAAATGACTACACCGCCATTAACCGATTCATCAACGAAATTACCAGTATCCGGCTGGAATCGGGATTTCCCCTGGACGATGTGCAAAAAGCGTTCGAGCTTTTCAGAATACTCATTGTCCCGGTGCTGGTGGAAGAATCCCCCAAAGCATGTCTGTGCCGCCACATCGAACAGGTGAATACCTGCCTGGCTTATACCATTCACCGGTTTTCCAACCATTTTCAGAAAATGCATGAAACCTGTCTCAAGGAATACGCAGACCGGCTGGAACAGGATGTGGCGGCCCGAACGGCCCAGTTGAAAGAATCTGAGCACAAATACAAAACCCTGGTGGAAGAGATCAGTGACGGGTATCTGGTGCTGGAAGGCGAAAGGATCGCATTTGTCAACCCGGCGTTCTGCCAGATGCATGGGATTGACGTCCCCGAAGAGATCTTGATGACATCGTTTTTAAGCCTGGTTCATAAAAAAGATCAGACCGCCTTGCGAAAGCGGGTGATCCGGAATCCATTGGACAGCACGGTTCCGGCGGTGTTTGAATACCGGCGCCTGCGCAGGGACGGTCGGGCTCTGCCCACGGAAATGGGGTGCCGGCCGTCCCGGTTCGAGGGCCGGGAATACACCTTGTGCATTGTCCGGGATATCACCCGGCGGGTGAAGCTGGAGAAAAAAAGCCGGCAGATGGAACGCATGGCCTATATCGGTCAGATCACGGCATCGTTGTCCCATGAAATCCGCAACCCGTTGTCCTCCATCAAGATGAACCTGCAGATCCTGGGACAGAACAACGGGTTCGCCGGCAACGACGAAAAGCGGCTTCAGATTACCCAGACCGAGATTCAGCGGTTGGAAACGATTCTCCAGCAGCTGCTGGATTTTGCCAAACCGATTTCTTTGGCCCCGGGTCCCGTGAATGTCAATGATGTGGTGAATTTCTGCGTAAACCTGCTGGATGTGAAATTTCGCAAAATTCAGGCGTCATGCCGGGTCGATCTGGATTCATCCCTTCCGGATATCACGGCGGATAAGGCGAAAATCGAACAGGTGGTGATCAATCTTTTGCTCAATGCCCTGGATTCGATCCGTCCGGCAGGAAATGTCTTTGTTTGCACCGGGGTTCAAACGCAGAACCGGAAAACGTTTGTCTCCATCCGGGTGTCGGATGATGGCGACGGAATTCCCCCGGAGCTGATTCCCCATATATTCGAGCCTTTTTATACCACCAAAATGAAAGGAACGGGACTGGGTCTGGCCAATGTCAAACAGATGGTTCAGGCCCATGATGGATTTGTCCATGTGAAAGCTGGAAAAACGTGCGGCACCGTATTTGAGGTGTGTCTGCCCTGTGAAGGAGATGTCCGTGGCTGACCTGCTCATTGTGGACGATGAATCCACCATTCTGGAATCCATTTCCATGTTCATGGCGGAAAAAGGCCATGCCGTTCATACGGCTGCCACGGTTAAACAGGCTTTGGAACTGTTTGAAAAGACAAATCCCCAGGTGGTGATCCTGGATATTCGTCTCACGGACGGGTCCGGACTGGACGCGCTCAGACAAATGAAGGCGGTCAATCCCCTGGCAAGGATCATCATGATTACGGCGTTCCAGGACATGGAAACCA
Above is a window of Desulfotignum balticum DSM 7044 DNA encoding:
- a CDS encoding efflux RND transporter permease subunit, which produces MNLTAFAINKNRISLSLLGIVILLGLSMYQGLPRDSMPPYVVRVATIVSSFPGANPQRVELLVSKNIEEEVQEIPEVKTVTSQSRTGLSVVSVTLKDAVKPADLQAIWDKLRRNLDNMTSLPEGVVPDLQDDDVGVVYGINIGLISDGFSYAQMEDVAKRIKDDLIALPDSAKVALSGVQDQQVVVEFDPPRLSEYGLTVEKLRQIIRETNILDSGGEINVGDKRLILEPTGNFDDIEALKKTIIPVGDQGEVVYLDSITQIRKTYKTPATALVRVNGKKAVSLAVSLKKQANIINLGKMVDEKIAEYNRRLPLGLEVVRLASLDRYVEKSIEDFVGNLYQSIAIVMAVMLIFLGLRTGLVVAGLIPLVTVMTLLLMGVIHMGLNQVTLAALIMALGMMVDNAIVISESIIVKMESGRDRMTAAVETCKELMVPLLISTLTTAAAFLSFYLAESAMGDIMGPLFVVISFALISSWLISLTIIPLLAYYLIRIKQKKTDKFSVFDYLNKGYIFVLRQVLKWKRVFVVFMVAVFFVSLIGFGILPFIFFPDSDRNMITMDINLPLGTKIEKTAAVVQAIETYISSDLKTGPEKNKGITDWSSFIGEGPQSYDLGYSPDEANSSYAHILINTSSGEDNGWIIQHLDDFCFNTFPEADIKVSLLGQGGGGTPVEIRIFGTDQDMLYALGTQTKEALGQIAGTKNIMDDWGPKLLKFIIDIDANKARKSGVTHEDIAISLQTGLSGFQAGTFREGQDSLPILMRSRNFSSQTLQDLENTNVFVQSTGKAVPLSQVARIKPQWDYAKIMHYDLSRSITVTSELRPGSTAREVTADIQAWLDDQSRDWPSGYRYELGGDAENTQENMAAVTRYLPLSGCIILFLLIFQFNSMRKTFMVLTTIPLGIIGVVIGLIAFRSYFGFMAFLGVISLAGIVINNAIVLIDRIDIEQSELNRAPAQAVVEACRQRFRPILLTTLTTVLGLIPLYLGGGNMWQPMAVSIMTGLLFGTTITLLFIPALYSILYKVDATKQNSERGIS
- a CDS encoding efflux RND transporter periplasmic adaptor subunit, producing the protein MKQMVFTVLTCLSLISAGCGGNDVTEADKEMPVRPVRYIELETRTQTLSQRFTGTAAADRQAILSFKVAGTITSIPVNLGDRVTTGTLLARLDETDFKIDLASARAGLKSAQADAKSAQTRVYTTRSNYDRIQKLYENDSVSLSEFEQARGDYETALAQRQAAQSKITMEISKLRAAENQLLYTRLLAPFDGVVNNIAVDENEEISPGSPVMTLSNLGKMEVKLEVSDRYIADIRTGMPCRITFPALVRETFSGRVTEVSYGSTDKPTYPVTVAVLSEDDRLRPGMAAEVRLDFGGTPEQTGLYMPPDGVGEEQGRPFVFVLEKGPDSRWMARKQIIALGPLTEEGFLVKTGLTPGDRVAVSGLQLLLDGMAVTLMDDAINDW
- a CDS encoding ATP-binding protein, which encodes MTKDAPVKTVPDYNLTGFRLDALLERHRERIIREWRDRLFKDVSDNYAARNPDELGKTTARAYDAFFHVLAENDYTAINRFINEITSIRLESGFPLDDVQKAFELFRILIVPVLVEESPKACLCRHIEQVNTCLAYTIHRFSNHFQKMHETCLKEYADRLEQDVAARTAQLKESEHKYKTLVEEISDGYLVLEGERIAFVNPAFCQMHGIDVPEEILMTSFLSLVHKKDQTALRKRVIRNPLDSTVPAVFEYRRLRRDGRALPTEMGCRPSRFEGREYTLCIVRDITRRVKLEKKSRQMERMAYIGQITASLSHEIRNPLSSIKMNLQILGQNNGFAGNDEKRLQITQTEIQRLETILQQLLDFAKPISLAPGPVNVNDVVNFCVNLLDVKFRKIQASCRVDLDSSLPDITADKAKIEQVVINLLLNALDSIRPAGNVFVCTGVQTQNRKTFVSIRVSDDGDGIPPELIPHIFEPFYTTKMKGTGLGLANVKQMVQAHDGFVHVKAGKTCGTVFEVCLPCEGDVRG
- a CDS encoding sugar phosphate isomerase/epimerase family protein, with the protein product MKKRMKLGLHTYTLHLWGLGQNWGIQADPRPKEIDLFQLMDLAVEWGLDGLHITGCDLETKDDARLAAVRDAAQDHGLYLEYNFSRNEEFDPRLTDTLEKGIDITHKIGADLAKLSLDIRRPRPLYGSCFHPKVMRQLCDVHEEILAVLPVLEKNGIKLAVENHTETFADEILWVIHQVNHPLVGACVDTVNSMGVLENPEQAVEKLAPYAFCNHFCDHKLTRDQFGIRFHGVALGDGDIDCVKTLQIICDQSPTDRITFEIEWDMGEDSLEVAREKEMAACKKSIQYARKILKIGRPV